The following are encoded together in the Weissella soli genome:
- the purL gene encoding phosphoribosylformylglycinamidine synthase subunit PurL gives MIETVTNPMANEPTAEQVRDAKLYLEWGLTEQEYQLIVDTIGRLPNYTEAGIFSAMWSEHVSYKKSKPVLRKFWSENERVLQGPGEGAGILDIGDGQAVVFKAESHNHPSAVEPYEGAATGIGGILRDIFSMGAQPIAALDSLRFGELDNPHTQALVEGVVAGIAGYGNAIGIPTVGGDIAFDASYQGNPLVNAMAVGILDQRAMQVGKAEGVGNSVIYVGAKTGRDGIHGATFASAEFNTDEEQNRSAVQVGDPFMEKLVMDATLKVINEHGDVIIGVQDMGAAGILSSSSEMAGKAGMGILLHLDAVPQRETNMTPYELMLSESQERMLLVVAKGHEQEVIAVFEEAELEAVIVGEVTDDGRYRLEFHGDIVTDLDVEFLTKAPKQDMPSKKPAYLENVDEAQYQPTATDVTETFLALLAQPTSASKADLFRHYDAQVRADTVIKPGGDAAVVRIRGTKKALAMTTDVNGRFVYLDPYNGGKMAIAEAARNIVATGALPIGITDCLNFGNPDDPEIYWTLDQSVMGINDFAKKLNTPIISGNVSLYNETNGEAIYPTPMVGMVGLHEDNKDITTIKFKNADDIIYLVGDFQAAFNGSELQKMETGHIQGQLFAFDDEAELRSQQIVLDGIKAGLIVSAHDIAEGGIAVALAESAFKTPFGLDVSAEVPTSMYFAEAPSQFIVSVPAQQASAFEELAGADARRLGTVSQDTALKMAGIDAQINVDKTIAEKKYMEAISWLLSK, from the coding sequence ATGATTGAAACAGTGACAAATCCGATGGCTAACGAGCCAACCGCTGAGCAAGTTCGCGACGCAAAGCTCTATCTTGAGTGGGGCTTGACTGAGCAAGAATATCAATTGATTGTCGATACAATTGGGCGTTTGCCAAATTATACTGAAGCCGGCATCTTCTCAGCCATGTGGTCAGAACATGTATCATACAAGAAATCTAAGCCGGTTTTGCGTAAGTTCTGGTCGGAAAATGAACGTGTCCTACAAGGGCCTGGTGAAGGGGCCGGTATTTTGGATATCGGTGATGGCCAAGCGGTAGTCTTTAAGGCAGAATCACATAACCATCCCTCAGCTGTTGAACCCTATGAAGGGGCTGCGACGGGTATTGGCGGTATTTTGCGTGATATTTTCTCAATGGGTGCCCAACCCATCGCTGCCTTAGACAGTTTGCGGTTCGGTGAATTAGATAACCCCCATACGCAAGCACTCGTCGAAGGCGTTGTGGCCGGTATCGCCGGTTATGGTAATGCGATTGGAATTCCGACGGTTGGTGGAGACATAGCCTTTGATGCTTCTTATCAAGGTAATCCCTTAGTTAATGCCATGGCAGTTGGTATTTTAGATCAACGCGCCATGCAAGTTGGTAAGGCCGAAGGTGTGGGTAATTCAGTCATTTATGTCGGCGCTAAGACTGGGCGTGATGGTATTCATGGTGCGACCTTTGCCTCAGCTGAATTCAACACCGATGAAGAACAGAATCGTTCCGCCGTGCAAGTGGGCGATCCATTTATGGAGAAGTTAGTGATGGACGCCACCCTCAAGGTTATCAATGAACATGGTGATGTGATTATCGGGGTACAAGACATGGGTGCTGCCGGTATCTTATCTTCGTCATCTGAAATGGCCGGCAAGGCCGGCATGGGTATCTTGTTGCATTTGGATGCGGTGCCACAACGTGAGACGAACATGACGCCATACGAATTGATGCTGTCAGAATCACAAGAACGGATGCTGTTGGTTGTGGCCAAGGGTCATGAACAAGAAGTCATTGCGGTCTTTGAAGAAGCTGAATTAGAAGCGGTCATCGTGGGTGAAGTCACTGACGACGGGCGTTACCGACTGGAATTTCACGGTGACATTGTCACTGATTTGGATGTTGAATTTTTAACGAAGGCACCTAAACAAGACATGCCTTCAAAGAAGCCGGCTTATTTAGAAAATGTTGACGAAGCACAATATCAACCAACTGCGACTGACGTTACTGAAACGTTCTTAGCGTTGTTAGCGCAGCCAACGAGTGCGTCGAAGGCGGATCTATTCCGTCACTACGATGCACAAGTGCGGGCTGATACAGTGATCAAGCCTGGTGGTGATGCCGCGGTGGTCCGAATTCGAGGTACGAAGAAGGCCTTGGCCATGACAACGGATGTTAATGGTCGGTTTGTTTATCTTGATCCATATAACGGCGGTAAGATGGCTATTGCCGAAGCTGCCCGTAATATTGTGGCCACCGGTGCTTTGCCAATCGGCATCACCGATTGCCTGAACTTCGGTAACCCGGATGATCCAGAAATCTATTGGACCTTGGACCAATCGGTGATGGGGATTAATGACTTTGCCAAGAAGTTGAACACACCGATCATTTCAGGAAATGTGTCATTGTACAACGAGACCAATGGTGAAGCAATTTACCCAACGCCAATGGTGGGGATGGTTGGTTTGCACGAAGATAACAAAGATATCACGACCATTAAGTTTAAAAATGCCGATGACATCATTTATCTGGTTGGTGACTTCCAAGCAGCCTTTAATGGTTCAGAATTGCAAAAAATGGAAACTGGTCACATTCAAGGTCAGTTATTTGCCTTTGATGATGAAGCTGAGTTACGTAGCCAACAAATCGTTTTGGATGGCATCAAGGCCGGCTTGATTGTCTCAGCCCATGACATCGCCGAGGGTGGGATCGCCGTGGCACTTGCAGAATCAGCCTTTAAAACACCATTTGGTTTGGATGTATCCGCTGAGGTTCCTACGTCAATGTACTTTGCAGAAGCCCCATCACAATTTATTGTCTCAGTACCAGCTCAGCAAGCTAGTGCATTTGAGGAATTAGCTGGCGCGGATGCGCGTCGTTTAGGCACGGTGTCTCAAGATACAGCCTTAAAGATGGCTGGAATTGATGCCCAAATTAATGTCGACAAGACGATTGCCGAGAAGAAGTATATGGAGGCTATCTCATGGCTTTTGAGCAAGTAG
- the purF gene encoding amidophosphoribosyltransferase: MAFEQVENQNSLNEECGIFGVWGCDDAANLTYYGLHALQHRGQEGAGIVANNNQHLWQERGLGLLGDVFRDPQRIKSLVGTAAIGHVRYATAGSNGIENIQPLMVNFSNEQYALAHNGNLTNAKTLRKELEESGSIFQSSSDTEVLLHLIRRSKAETFKEKLIEALNTVRGGFAFLLMTPTAMYAALDPHGFRPFVVGQMPDGQYIVTSETAALAVVGARFVRDVQPGELIKIDDNGIAIERYTENTTLNIDAMEYVYFARPDSNIYGVNVHNARKRMGRTLFQEHAVAADIVVGVPNSALSATAGYAEAAGLPNEMGLVKNQYVARTFIEPTQERRERAVRMKLTAVPDVVGGKRVVLVDDSIVRGTTSKFIIRMLREAGAKEVHVRVASPAFRFPSFYGVDMQTTEELMAANHTKEEMRQIIGADSLEFLSTEGLVAAINLPYQGAGTGLTTAYFDGHYPSPIYDFQASLSAWEARGEVDFAPEPTTTYSPTQVRTLAKQDLHLEGEQ; this comes from the coding sequence ATGGCTTTTGAGCAAGTAGAAAATCAAAATTCACTAAACGAGGAATGCGGTATTTTCGGCGTTTGGGGCTGTGATGATGCGGCTAACTTGACCTACTATGGTTTGCATGCCTTGCAACACCGTGGTCAAGAAGGGGCAGGCATCGTCGCTAATAATAATCAGCACTTGTGGCAAGAGCGTGGGTTAGGTTTATTGGGGGACGTCTTCCGTGATCCACAACGCATCAAGAGCCTGGTTGGGACAGCAGCCATTGGGCATGTCCGCTATGCTACGGCCGGTTCAAATGGTATTGAAAACATCCAACCGTTGATGGTGAATTTTTCCAATGAGCAATATGCTTTGGCACACAATGGTAATTTGACCAATGCCAAAACTTTGCGCAAAGAACTCGAGGAGAGCGGTTCGATTTTTCAATCATCATCAGATACAGAAGTTTTGTTGCACTTGATTCGTCGCTCGAAGGCTGAGACCTTCAAGGAAAAGTTGATTGAAGCTTTGAATACAGTTCGTGGTGGCTTTGCCTTCCTTTTGATGACCCCAACCGCCATGTATGCAGCACTAGATCCGCATGGTTTCCGGCCGTTTGTCGTTGGTCAAATGCCAGATGGCCAATATATCGTCACTTCAGAAACAGCCGCTTTAGCCGTTGTCGGCGCCCGCTTTGTCCGGGATGTCCAACCGGGAGAGTTGATTAAAATTGATGATAATGGCATTGCGATTGAACGTTACACTGAAAATACGACCTTGAATATCGATGCCATGGAATATGTCTACTTTGCTCGGCCAGATTCAAACATCTATGGGGTGAATGTACATAATGCTCGCAAGCGCATGGGCCGGACCTTATTTCAAGAGCACGCAGTTGCAGCTGATATTGTCGTTGGGGTACCAAATTCAGCCCTATCGGCAACGGCTGGTTATGCCGAGGCGGCTGGTTTGCCAAATGAAATGGGGTTGGTGAAAAATCAGTATGTCGCCCGTACTTTTATTGAACCTACGCAAGAACGCCGTGAGCGGGCGGTGCGAATGAAGTTAACCGCGGTACCTGATGTCGTCGGGGGCAAGCGGGTTGTGTTAGTAGATGATTCAATTGTCCGCGGTACCACGTCAAAGTTCATCATTAGAATGTTGCGCGAAGCTGGGGCCAAGGAAGTGCACGTCCGCGTAGCAAGTCCGGCATTTAGGTTTCCATCATTTTATGGGGTGGATATGCAAACAACTGAAGAGTTGATGGCGGCCAACCACACTAAGGAAGAAATGCGTCAGATTATCGGGGCTGATTCGTTAGAATTTTTGTCAACGGAGGGATTGGTAGCCGCAATTAACTTGCCATATCAAGGTGCAGGAACTGGTTTGACGACGGCTTATTTTGACGGCCACTATCCTAGCCCAATTTATGATTTCCAAGCAAGTTTAAGTGCTTGGGAAGCACGGGGTGAAGTTGATTTTGCACCAGAACCTACGACCACATACTCACCAACACAAGTCCGGACATTGGCTAAGCAAGATTTGCATTTAGAAGGAGAGCAATAA